Proteins encoded by one window of Nicotiana tabacum cultivar K326 chromosome 10, ASM71507v2, whole genome shotgun sequence:
- the LOC142165173 gene encoding uncharacterized protein LOC142165173, which translates to MIAGLELAKSLGAKVVEAKCNSLLVVNQVKWSFEVREDRMQRYLDKLQVILHHFKEWTLVHIPRDQNIEADVFANLRSSIKEDDILLRTVVQLSKSVIEGHAEINSASLTWDWRNKYIDYLRNGKLPTNPKVSRALRAKPARFSLDENGTIYRRTFDRPLAVCLGPEDTDYVLREIHKGTCGNHSGADSLVRKVIRAGYYWDNMEKDTKEFIRRCDKCQRFAPMIHQPGEQLHSVLSP; encoded by the coding sequence atgattgcaggtctcgagctggcTAAGAGCCTAGGAGCAAAAGTCGTTGAAGCAAAATGCAACTCCCTTCTGGTAGTTAACCAAGTAAAATGGAGCTTTGAGGTTCgagaagacaggatgcaaagatacttagacaAACTTCAGGTCATATTGCATcacttcaaagaatggactttggtTCACATTCCTCGAGATCAGAACATCGAGGCTGATGTATTCGCAAACCTAAGGTCTTCCATCAAAGAGGATGACATACTCTTGAGGACTGTTGTACAGTTATCCAAGTCAGTGATTGAAGGCCACGCCGAGATTAACTCAGCaagtctaacatgggattggaggaataaatacatCGACTATTTGAGAAACGGGAAGCTACCGACAAACCCAAAAGTATCAAGGGCCCTTCGAGCCAAACCAGCTCGATTTTCTCTCGACGAGAATGGAACAATATATAGAAGGACCTTCGATAGACCTCTAGCAGTATGCTTGGGACCGGAGGACACCGATTATGTACTTCGAGAAATCCAtaagggcacttgtggaaatcattccggcGCCGACTCTTTGGTTCGAAAGGTGATCAGagcaggctactattgggacaacatggaGAAGGACACCAAGGAATTCATTCGGAggtgtgacaaatgccaaaggtttgcgccaatgattcaccaacccggtgaACAACTACACTCAGTTTTGTCACCATGA